In Sphaerospermopsis torques-reginae ITEP-024, the genomic window TTAAAAAATCATTAGCTGCTTGATAACTATTAAAATTTACTGATGTATCTTGAATTTGCTCATTTTTTTCTGAATTTTCTGCTTGATTGGATGAATGATTGTCGACAGGCTGTGTGGCTCTTTTCAATACTGCTTCATAGCCTTTGGAAGCAGCAATAGCATTAAAAGTGATATCTTCACGATCACTATTGAAAGCTCTAGAACCATCTGCCCAAATAATCATTTTTGGTAATTCCGAGGGTTGTAAAAGTCGACGAATGATAAATTCTACAACTTGGGCTGTAGCACCATTAACACCAAAATTAAATACGTCAACTTTGGGATAACCCTGAGCGGCCAAGGCTTGATAAAGGGCAACAGGATCAACTCCTCTCAAAGCACGAGAAGAACCGATAATTAGGACATCTGGTGGCTTTCCATCTGTTGCTAGACGCTGTTTATAAAGTGCGAATTGTTCATCTAATTGCCTAGTATTAAAACTGGGTAAATTTGATCTTGCGGCTAAGAGAATAGCAGTAGCATTGGCTTTTAGTTTTAATGGAGAGGCTGAGAGATTTGTTGATGGGGTATCATCAGCTTGGGTAAATGCAGAAGCATTAAAAGCAGAATTACCAAACTGAGAATATGTTGCGTTGTTATTGCTGGTAAAAAATGTTGTTCTTTGACCTTGATTTTTTTCTGATGTTAAAGAGACCGGAGACTGTGAGGATGGTGATGTTAAAACACCAGTAACTTTGGGTGTATTTTGTCCAATCTTAGTAGTAACGTAACCTAACATCCAATCACTTTTGACTACGAGTATTAATCCCAAAGCTACCCAGATGAGACTTCCCCAGAGTCCTTGTTCATCGGGATTTTGCTCAGTTGATTGGTTAGTTGCTGTAAACAGTTGGCTTGCTAAAAGTAACTTTCTGACTTGTTGATGAGCGGTTTCCAGCCAATCTTGTGTTACTTCAGTTACCAAGTTTTGAAATTCCTGAGTTGTTAAATCAGGACGCAAAATTGGCTCGTTGGTTTCCTTAGGCAGTAAATCACTGACATATTCTACCGTAGCTGCAAATTCGGGTGTAGCTTCTGGTACTAATCTGTGGCGATGTCCAAAATCAACCCCGTGATGCCAAACAGGTTCAGTATCACCGGCACGACGACCATAAACTCTCACACCAGTAACGCCGACAATACTGAGTTGACGAATAAATTGGGTGACTTTGCTGGCTACTTGCTGGCGTTTGGGACAATTGGGCGCATCACACATAATGTGTAGTAAATCACCCTTAGGCAGTAAGAGGACGCGGATGCCGCCTGTTTTTAACCGCCAATCCATATCCTGATTTAACAGGCGTTCCAGTAGGAAAATGATTGCTGGTTCGTCTCCAGCAGTACCTAATTCTAGGGTGGGTGTTGCTAAAGCGGTATGTTGTGCAGCGGGTAAAGATAACCAGTCTACCCAAGCAGGTTGTTTATCTTCTGTTTTTTGTCCGTAGACAGCAGCGGCCAGAATACCTTGGGGGGCGATTTTTTCTAACTGAGAGATAATTAAAGGTAAACAAGCTTCCTTTTCTGGTGCAGGAGAATTTTTTAAAGGATCAACTGCTGGAGTACAAAAGATATGTAAGGTAAATTCTTTTAAAGAAGCTTGAACGGTAACTTGGAAATCTAATAAAACTTCAGTTAACAAACGAGCGATCGCTTGTATATCTCCCCAACGCGCCCATTCTTTGAGCATGGTTTCCGGTGGGGTTAAATCCACCCTTAACCGCCAATCTGGCTCACTTTCACCCCTAACTTGGGAGACAATAACAGCATCTTGATAACCTGCCAGCTTGAGATGTCGCAACTGTTGGGCTACTGGTTCAGCTAATAATGTAGCATCAGGACTATAAGTTGATTGGCAAAATATCCAGAGACGATTACCTGTTTTCTGGGATTTGGCTTTAGACTCGTAGGGTTTGCTTTTAACTTGTACTGCTACACCCAACTTACTCAAATTTTCACTCAGATAACGAGCGATCGCATCGGGGTTGCCTTGACGTGCCAAACTTTCATTAGAGACGATCAGCGCCCCACCAGGTAGTCTGGATTTTTTGGTTTCTAATAAAAGTGCTTGTTCTGCTTGCTCTAGATGTCGATCTAATTGATTTAAATAGACTCTATGACACCATTGAGGACGATGTTCTCCTTTCTTTCGACCATAGACCAATACTTGGTATATTGAGGATTGTTCCTCATTTGTGAGACTATCTAAATCTGTTTGTCCAAGTGCTTGCAACAAGTCATAGAGTGTGTGCCAACGTTTTGGACAATCTGTACCTTCACAAAGGATATGCAGGTCGTTTCCTAGCAACCGGACTTTCACCCCGAAAGTGCTGATTCCTGTTGCTTGGCTTACCCACTGCACTAAGGTTTGCTGGCGATCTAGTAATAATGTTTTCATTATGAAGTTAACTTTAACAGGAAGCGAGTATTGGGGGATTTTGCCTGTACTTGTAAACTAGAACCATAGATTTATCACATTTTGCAGTTTTTTTTTAACAATTTTGTTACCATTGGAGCTTGCAAAATCGGCAAAGATAGTCTTACAAGGTTGCACGTCCTCTCAAGATTGAGTTTTGCGTCTATTTTACTCATCTGGCCATCATCAAGAATTAGCAATGTCATCTGTAACCCAACACCCATCACCCACCCCCGGATTAAATTTGCTCTTTTTTAGTATTCCCCAATCTGGTCTCTTACAAATAGCTACAGTATCTATGCTACTGCTACTTGTAGCAGATAAAGCAACAGGTCAGGGACTAGCAGCTTTAGGAGAAGCTAGTGAAGAGGTATTTAGAGGCGATCGCCTCCCTATTCTCAACTTTCCAGATCAAGAGGAATGATAAGTAGGCAGGAGGCAGAATAATTTTAGATTTTAGATTTTAGATTTTAGATTTTAGATTGGAGTGGA contains:
- a CDS encoding DUF1574 domain-containing protein, with translation MKTLLLDRQQTLVQWVSQATGISTFGVKVRLLGNDLHILCEGTDCPKRWHTLYDLLQALGQTDLDSLTNEEQSSIYQVLVYGRKKGEHRPQWCHRVYLNQLDRHLEQAEQALLLETKKSRLPGGALIVSNESLARQGNPDAIARYLSENLSKLGVAVQVKSKPYESKAKSQKTGNRLWIFCQSTYSPDATLLAEPVAQQLRHLKLAGYQDAVIVSQVRGESEPDWRLRVDLTPPETMLKEWARWGDIQAIARLLTEVLLDFQVTVQASLKEFTLHIFCTPAVDPLKNSPAPEKEACLPLIISQLEKIAPQGILAAAVYGQKTEDKQPAWVDWLSLPAAQHTALATPTLELGTAGDEPAIIFLLERLLNQDMDWRLKTGGIRVLLLPKGDLLHIMCDAPNCPKRQQVASKVTQFIRQLSIVGVTGVRVYGRRAGDTEPVWHHGVDFGHRHRLVPEATPEFAATVEYVSDLLPKETNEPILRPDLTTQEFQNLVTEVTQDWLETAHQQVRKLLLASQLFTATNQSTEQNPDEQGLWGSLIWVALGLILVVKSDWMLGYVTTKIGQNTPKVTGVLTSPSSQSPVSLTSEKNQGQRTTFFTSNNNATYSQFGNSAFNASAFTQADDTPSTNLSASPLKLKANATAILLAARSNLPSFNTRQLDEQFALYKQRLATDGKPPDVLIIGSSRALRGVDPVALYQALAAQGYPKVDVFNFGVNGATAQVVEFIIRRLLQPSELPKMIIWADGSRAFNSDREDITFNAIAASKGYEAVLKRATQPVDNHSSNQAENSEKNEQIQDTSVNFNSYQAANDFLNQALVGISASYENRVQIKALLQKQLNYLPVINNSQQVNSKTELTSDTQDQNSQAAVDFDGFLPLSIRFNPATYYQNHPRVAGAYDNDYKDFQLAGEQDESLKSMIEFTKDKQISLVFVNMPLTGDYLDPARSKYEQEFQKYMLDVSTTNSNFIYRDLSQIWLKAHDYFSDPSHLNRYGAYEVSKRLAIDPMIPWSFK